Proteins found in one Bacillus subtilis subsp. subtilis str. 168 genomic segment:
- the rpsB gene encoding ribosomal protein S2 (Evidence 2a: Function from experimental evidences in other organisms; PubMedId: 9090122, 10675340, 12682299; Product type s: structure) has translation MSVISMKQLLEAGVHFGHQTRRWNPKMKRYIFTERNGIYIIDLQKTVKKVEEAYNFTKNLAAEGGKILFVGTKKQAQDSVKEEAQRSGMYYVNQRWLGGTLTNFETIQKRIKRLKDIEKMQENGTFDVLPKKEVVQLKKELERLEKFLGGIKDMKDLPDALFIIDPRKERIAVAEARKLNIPIIGIVDTNCDPDEIDVVIPANDDAIRAVKLLTSKMADAILEAKQGEEEAEVAEETAPETETTTA, from the coding sequence ATGTCAGTCATTTCTATGAAGCAATTGCTTGAAGCTGGTGTTCACTTCGGTCACCAAACACGCCGTTGGAACCCAAAAATGAAGCGTTACATTTTCACGGAGCGTAACGGAATCTACATCATTGACCTTCAAAAAACAGTCAAAAAAGTAGAGGAAGCTTACAACTTCACTAAAAATCTTGCTGCTGAAGGCGGAAAAATCCTTTTCGTCGGAACAAAAAAACAAGCTCAAGATTCTGTTAAAGAAGAAGCTCAACGCTCTGGCATGTACTATGTCAACCAACGCTGGTTGGGCGGTACATTAACAAACTTCGAAACAATCCAAAAACGTATTAAACGTCTTAAAGACATTGAAAAAATGCAAGAAAACGGTACGTTTGATGTACTTCCTAAAAAAGAAGTCGTTCAATTGAAAAAAGAATTAGAGCGTCTTGAAAAATTCCTAGGCGGAATTAAAGATATGAAGGATCTTCCTGATGCATTATTCATCATCGATCCTCGCAAAGAGCGCATCGCTGTTGCGGAAGCTCGCAAATTAAACATCCCTATCATCGGTATCGTAGATACTAACTGTGATCCAGATGAAATCGATGTTGTTATCCCAGCGAACGATGACGCTATCCGCGCTGTTAAACTTCTAACTTCTAAAATGGCAGATGCAATCTTAGAAGCGAAGCAAGGCGAAGAAGAAGCGGAAGTTGCTGAAGAAACTGCACCAGAAACAGAAACAACAACTGCGTAA
- the tsf gene encoding elongation factor Ts (Evidence 2a: Function from experimental evidences in other organisms; PubMedId: 6396082, 9244380, 9973356, 27624934; Product type f: factor), protein MAITAQQVKELREKTGAGMMDCKKALTETDGDMDKAIDLLREKGIAKAAKKADRIAAEGSTLIKTDGNKGVILEVNSETDFVAKNEGFKELLNTLADHLLANTPADVEEAMGQKMENGSTVEEYITSAVAKIGEKITLRRFTVLTKDDSSAFGAYLHMGGRIGVLTVLNGTTDEETAKDIAMHVAAVNPRYISRDQVSEEETNHERQILTQQALQEGKPENIVAKMVEGRLNKFFEEICLLDQAFVKNPDEKVKQVIAAKNATVQTFVRYEVGEGIEKRQENFAEEVMNQVKK, encoded by the coding sequence ATGGCAATTACTGCACAGCAAGTAAAAGAACTGCGTGAAAAAACTGGCGCGGGCATGATGGATTGTAAAAAAGCGTTAACTGAAACTGACGGAGATATGGACAAAGCAATTGACCTTTTAAGAGAAAAAGGAATTGCAAAAGCAGCGAAAAAAGCTGACCGTATCGCAGCAGAAGGTTCTACTCTTATTAAAACTGACGGCAACAAAGGCGTTATCCTAGAAGTAAACTCTGAAACTGATTTCGTTGCGAAAAACGAAGGTTTTAAAGAGCTTCTTAACACTTTAGCTGACCACCTTCTTGCAAACACGCCAGCTGATGTTGAAGAAGCAATGGGCCAAAAAATGGAAAATGGCTCAACTGTTGAAGAGTACATCACAAGCGCAGTTGCTAAAATCGGTGAGAAAATCACTCTTCGCCGCTTTACAGTTCTTACAAAAGACGACAGCTCTGCATTCGGTGCGTACCTTCACATGGGCGGCCGCATCGGTGTATTAACTGTTCTCAACGGTACAACTGATGAAGAAACTGCGAAAGATATCGCAATGCACGTTGCTGCAGTTAACCCTCGTTACATTTCTCGTGATCAAGTATCTGAAGAAGAAACAAATCATGAGCGTCAAATCTTAACTCAGCAAGCCCTCCAAGAAGGCAAACCTGAAAACATCGTAGCGAAAATGGTTGAAGGCCGTCTGAACAAATTCTTCGAAGAAATTTGTCTATTAGACCAAGCGTTCGTTAAAAACCCAGATGAAAAAGTGAAACAAGTTATTGCAGCGAAAAACGCTACTGTTCAAACTTTTGTCCGCTATGAAGTTGGAGAAGGCATCGAAAAACGTCAAGAAAACTTTGCTGAAGAAGTAATGAACCAAGTGAAAAAATAA
- the pyrH gene encoding uridylate kinase (Evidence 1a: Function from experimental evidences in the studied strain; PubMedId: 9862121, 12682299, 12869195, 22720735; Product type e: enzyme), giving the protein MEKPKYKRIVLKLSGEALAGEQGNGINPTVIQSIAKQVKEIAELEVEVAVVVGGGNLWRGKTGSDLGMDRATADYMGMLATVMNSLALQDSLETLGIQSRVQTSIEMRQVAEPYIRRKAIRHLEKKRVVIFAAGTGNPYFSTDTTAALRAAEIEADVILMAKNNVDGVYNADPRKDESAVKYESLSYLDVLKDGLEVMDSTASSLCMDNDIPLIVFSIMEEGNIKRAVIGESIGTIVRGK; this is encoded by the coding sequence ATGGAAAAACCAAAATACAAACGTATCGTATTAAAGCTTAGCGGGGAAGCATTGGCAGGAGAACAGGGAAATGGAATTAACCCGACTGTCATTCAATCCATTGCAAAGCAAGTGAAGGAAATCGCTGAGCTTGAAGTCGAAGTGGCTGTTGTTGTAGGCGGCGGCAACTTATGGCGCGGAAAAACAGGAAGTGACCTGGGCATGGACCGCGCGACTGCTGACTATATGGGAATGCTGGCGACAGTAATGAATTCGCTTGCTCTTCAAGACAGCTTGGAAACACTCGGAATCCAGTCCAGAGTGCAAACATCCATTGAAATGAGACAAGTTGCTGAACCGTACATAAGAAGAAAAGCGATACGCCACTTAGAGAAAAAACGTGTCGTTATTTTCGCTGCGGGCACAGGAAACCCATATTTCTCAACTGATACGACAGCTGCACTGCGGGCTGCTGAAATTGAGGCAGACGTTATTTTAATGGCTAAAAATAACGTTGACGGTGTGTATAATGCTGATCCTAGAAAAGATGAATCAGCTGTTAAGTATGAATCACTTTCTTATCTTGACGTTCTTAAAGACGGCCTGGAAGTCATGGATTCAACAGCTTCCTCTTTATGCATGGACAATGACATTCCGCTTATCGTCTTTTCTATTATGGAAGAAGGAAATATCAAACGTGCCGTTATCGGTGAATCAATCGGAACGATCGTGAGGGGGAAATAA
- the frr gene encoding ribosome recycling factor (Evidence 2a: Function from experimental evidences in other organisms; PubMedId: 9862121, 12480895, 12682299, 14586115; Product type f: factor) → MSKEVLTQTKEKMEKAIAAYQRELATVRAGRANPSLLDKVTVEYYGAQTPLNQLSSINVPEARMLVITPYDKTAIGDIEKAILKADLGLTPTSDGNMIRIAIPALTEERRKELVKVVKKYAEEAKVAVRNVRRDANDDLKKLEKNGDITEDELRASTEDVQKLTDEYVSKIDSVTKDKEKEIMEV, encoded by the coding sequence GTGTCAAAAGAAGTATTAACTCAAACAAAAGAAAAAATGGAAAAAGCAATTGCTGCTTATCAGCGCGAATTGGCTACTGTACGCGCAGGCCGTGCAAATCCATCATTATTAGATAAAGTAACGGTTGAATATTACGGAGCGCAGACACCTTTAAATCAGTTGTCTTCTATTAACGTGCCTGAAGCTCGTATGCTCGTTATCACGCCATACGATAAAACAGCAATCGGTGATATCGAAAAAGCGATTTTAAAAGCTGATTTAGGTCTTACACCAACAAGTGACGGCAATATGATTCGAATTGCAATTCCGGCACTAACAGAAGAGAGACGGAAAGAATTAGTGAAAGTTGTAAAAAAATATGCTGAAGAAGCAAAAGTAGCTGTTCGTAACGTTCGCCGTGATGCTAACGATGATCTCAAAAAACTTGAGAAAAACGGAGACATTACTGAGGATGAACTGCGTGCTTCCACTGAAGACGTTCAAAAACTGACAGATGAATATGTGTCAAAAATTGACAGTGTCACAAAAGACAAAGAAAAAGAAATCATGGAAGTTTAA
- the uppS gene encoding undecaprenyl pyrophosphate synthase (Evidence 1a: Function from experimental evidences in the studied strain; PubMedId: 15788389, 16014871, 22904278, 23840410, 27578312; Product type e: enzyme) yields MLNILKNWKNQQTAASNLERYTKEDILKGEIPEHIAIIMDGNGRWAKKRSLPRIAGHHEGMKVVKRTTKLANELGVKVLTLYAFSTENWKRPKMEVDFLMKLPEEFLNTYLPELVEENVQVRIIGDETALPAHTLRAIEKAVQDTAQNDGMILNFALNYGGRTEIVSAAKSLAEKVKEGSLNIEDIDESLFSTYLMTESLQDPELLIRTSGEIRLSNFMLWQVAYSEFVFTDVLWPDFKEDHFLQALGEFQQRGRRFGGI; encoded by the coding sequence ATGCTCAACATACTCAAAAATTGGAAGAATCAGCAAACTGCGGCTTCCAACTTAGAACGTTATACAAAAGAAGACATACTTAAGGGAGAAATTCCCGAACACATCGCCATTATCATGGATGGAAATGGCCGTTGGGCTAAAAAACGCTCTCTTCCCAGAATTGCAGGCCACCATGAAGGGATGAAGGTGGTAAAAAGGACCACGAAGCTCGCAAACGAATTAGGTGTCAAAGTACTGACATTGTATGCATTTTCAACAGAAAACTGGAAAAGACCGAAAATGGAGGTCGATTTTTTAATGAAGCTTCCGGAAGAATTTTTGAATACGTATCTTCCAGAGCTTGTTGAGGAAAATGTACAGGTTCGGATCATTGGGGATGAAACGGCTTTGCCGGCGCACACATTACGTGCGATTGAAAAAGCTGTACAGGACACGGCGCAAAACGACGGAATGATCCTTAATTTTGCTCTTAACTATGGAGGCCGTACTGAAATTGTCAGTGCTGCAAAATCACTCGCGGAAAAAGTGAAGGAAGGCTCTTTGAATATTGAAGACATTGATGAATCGCTTTTTTCTACTTATTTGATGACTGAATCTTTGCAGGATCCTGAACTTTTAATTCGAACGAGCGGCGAGATAAGGCTGAGTAATTTTATGCTATGGCAGGTTGCCTACAGTGAATTTGTCTTTACTGACGTCTTGTGGCCTGACTTTAAAGAAGATCACTTCTTGCAGGCGTTAGGAGAGTTTCAGCAGAGAGGCCGGAGGTTTGGCGGAATTTAG
- the cdsA gene encoding phosphatidate cytidylyltransferase (CDP-diglyceride synthase) (Evidence 1c: Function from experimental evidences in the studied genus; PubMedId: 175832, 12682299, 15849754, 16850406; Product type e: enzyme) — MVDMKQRILTGVLAAIVFLFLVIVGKLPFTILIYAMGSVALFELLRMKKLKLVSLPGLIGLLLLWMFLLPSQYSFFEADGISKMEIALFAVLLLLTYTVLVKNTFTFDEVGFITLAAIYIGMCFHYFIEIRNLDQYGLTYIFYACVVIWSTDSGAYFVGKSLGKRKLWPEISPNKTVEGFAGGIVIALVLATIFQLVAQLPIPYIYLLLITLFLSVFGQLGDLVESALKRHYDVKDSGNILPGHGGILDRFDSFLFVMPFLYFLLALFS; from the coding sequence ATGGTGGACATGAAACAAAGAATTTTGACAGGTGTTCTGGCAGCAATTGTATTTTTATTTTTGGTTATTGTCGGGAAATTGCCGTTCACCATATTAATTTATGCTATGGGCAGTGTGGCGCTTTTTGAACTTTTACGGATGAAAAAGCTGAAGCTGGTTTCACTGCCGGGTTTGATCGGTCTTTTATTATTGTGGATGTTCTTATTACCAAGCCAGTATTCGTTTTTTGAAGCGGACGGGATTTCCAAAATGGAAATCGCTTTATTTGCGGTACTGCTATTGCTGACTTACACAGTGTTGGTCAAGAACACCTTTACTTTTGATGAAGTCGGGTTTATTACGCTTGCAGCAATTTACATCGGAATGTGTTTTCATTATTTTATCGAAATCAGAAATCTTGACCAATACGGATTAACATACATTTTTTATGCGTGTGTTGTCATTTGGTCCACCGATTCCGGTGCCTATTTTGTCGGTAAATCGCTTGGGAAGCGGAAACTGTGGCCTGAAATCAGTCCGAATAAAACAGTGGAAGGGTTTGCAGGCGGAATTGTCATCGCACTTGTATTGGCGACGATTTTTCAGCTTGTTGCACAACTTCCGATCCCGTATATCTATCTGCTGTTGATCACGCTGTTTTTGTCTGTTTTTGGACAACTGGGAGATTTAGTGGAATCCGCCTTGAAAAGACATTACGATGTAAAGGATTCTGGGAATATTCTTCCCGGGCATGGCGGTATATTAGACCGTTTTGACAGTTTCTTGTTTGTCATGCCTTTCTTGTACTTTCTGCTTGCCCTTTTTTCATAA
- the dxr gene encoding 1-deoxy-D-xylulose-5-phosphate reductoisomerase (Evidence 1a: Function from experimental evidences in the studied strain; PubMedId: 12682299, 15567415, 17458547, 21296950, 23840410; Product type e: enzyme), with protein sequence MKNICLLGATGSIGEQTLDVLRAHQDQFQLVSMSFGRNIDKAVPMIEVFQPKFVSVGDLDTYHKLKQMSFSFECQIGLGEEGLIEAAVMEEVDIVVNALLGSVGLIPTLKAIEQKKTIALANKETLVTAGHIVKEHAKKYDVPLLPVDSEHSAIFQALQGEQAKNIERLIITASGGSFRDKTREELESVTVEDALKHPNWSMGAKITIDSATMMNKGLEVIEAHWLFDIPYEQIDVVLHKESIIHSMVEFHDKSVIAQLGTPDMRVPIQYALTYPDRLPLPDAKRLELWEIGSLHFEKADFDRFRCLQFAFESGKIGGTMPTVLNAANEVAVAAFLAGKIPFLAIEDCIEKALTRHQLLKKPSLADIQEVDKDTRGYVNSILT encoded by the coding sequence TTGAAAAATATTTGTCTTTTAGGAGCAACAGGATCAATCGGCGAACAGACTCTTGATGTACTGCGTGCACATCAAGACCAATTTCAGCTGGTATCTATGTCGTTTGGCAGAAATATTGATAAGGCCGTTCCAATGATTGAGGTCTTTCAGCCGAAGTTTGTCTCTGTCGGTGATCTGGATACATATCATAAATTAAAACAAATGTCTTTTTCTTTTGAATGCCAAATCGGGCTGGGAGAAGAAGGACTGATAGAAGCAGCAGTGATGGAGGAGGTTGACATTGTTGTCAACGCTTTGCTTGGAAGCGTCGGTCTTATCCCGACATTAAAGGCAATTGAACAGAAAAAAACAATTGCGCTTGCAAATAAGGAAACTCTTGTCACTGCAGGGCATATAGTAAAAGAACATGCTAAGAAATATGATGTTCCGCTGCTGCCTGTTGACAGTGAGCATTCAGCCATTTTTCAAGCTCTTCAAGGCGAACAGGCTAAAAACATTGAACGCCTCATCATTACGGCATCCGGCGGAAGTTTTCGGGACAAGACGCGGGAGGAGCTCGAATCAGTAACGGTTGAAGATGCATTAAAACATCCAAACTGGTCAATGGGTGCAAAAATTACAATTGATTCGGCTACAATGATGAATAAGGGATTAGAGGTGATCGAGGCACACTGGCTTTTCGATATACCTTATGAACAAATTGATGTGGTTTTACATAAGGAGAGCATCATCCATTCAATGGTTGAGTTCCATGATAAAAGTGTGATCGCACAGCTCGGAACTCCGGATATGAGAGTCCCCATTCAATATGCGCTCACTTATCCTGACCGATTGCCATTACCAGATGCGAAAAGGCTTGAATTATGGGAAATCGGCAGCCTTCATTTTGAGAAAGCTGATTTTGACAGGTTCCGATGCTTACAATTTGCTTTTGAATCAGGTAAAATAGGAGGAACAATGCCGACAGTGCTAAATGCGGCAAACGAAGTAGCTGTCGCTGCCTTTTTAGCTGGCAAGATACCGTTTTTGGCTATTGAAGACTGTATCGAAAAGGCACTAACCCGCCATCAATTACTGAAAAAACCGAGCCTGGCGGACATTCAAGAAGTGGACAAAGATACCCGGGGATACGTCAATTCAATACTCACATAA
- the rasP gene encoding inner membrane zinc metalloprotease required for the extracytoplasmic stress response mediated by sigma(W) (Evidence 1a: Function from experimental evidences in the studied strain; PubMedId: 15130127, 15496982, 15520285, 16014871, 16899079, 18599827, 19889088, 20644139, 21810987, 26735940, 28376795, 28674070; Product type e: enzyme), with protein MFVNTVIAFIIIFGTLVFFHELGHLLLAQRAGILCREFAIGFGPKIFSFKKNETVYTIRLLPVGGFVRMAGEDPEMIEVKPGYTVGLLFNKEDQVEKVIINQKEKYPDALVIEVETADLEHDMKITGYEQGKEDELSSFTVSETSFFIVDGEEVQIAPYNRQFGSKPVWQRIKAIAAGPIMNFILAYVILVMLGLIQGVPSNEPMLGQLTDNGRAAEAGLKEGDYIQSINGEKMRSWTDIVSAVKENPEKEMDVAVKRDNKTLHISVTPEAVKDENKKTIGRFGSYAPTEKGVLSAVAYGATSTVDVTKAILTNLSKLVTGQFKLDMLSGPVGIYDMTDQVAKTGIVNLFQFAAFLSINLGIVNLLPIPALDGGRLLFLFIEAIRGKPINREKEAFVVFIGVAFLMLLMLVVTWNDIQRLFL; from the coding sequence ATGTTCGTGAATACAGTTATAGCGTTTATCATTATTTTCGGAACGCTCGTTTTCTTCCATGAACTGGGCCATTTATTGCTAGCCCAAAGAGCGGGAATTCTCTGCCGTGAATTTGCGATCGGCTTCGGTCCAAAGATTTTTTCTTTCAAAAAAAATGAAACAGTTTATACGATCAGGCTGCTTCCGGTCGGCGGATTTGTTCGTATGGCCGGCGAAGATCCGGAAATGATTGAGGTGAAACCCGGATACACGGTCGGGCTTCTGTTTAATAAGGAAGATCAAGTTGAGAAAGTCATCATCAATCAAAAGGAAAAATATCCGGATGCTTTAGTCATTGAAGTGGAAACAGCGGATCTAGAGCATGACATGAAGATCACCGGTTATGAACAGGGGAAAGAGGACGAACTTTCCAGCTTTACTGTCAGCGAAACATCCTTTTTTATTGTAGACGGAGAAGAAGTGCAGATTGCGCCGTATAATCGCCAATTTGGTTCCAAACCTGTATGGCAGCGGATTAAAGCAATTGCTGCAGGGCCGATTATGAACTTTATTTTAGCTTACGTCATTTTAGTGATGCTTGGGCTGATTCAAGGCGTACCGTCAAATGAACCTATGCTCGGGCAGCTGACAGACAATGGACGGGCGGCTGAAGCAGGGCTAAAAGAAGGGGATTATATCCAAAGCATTAACGGAGAGAAAATGAGGTCTTGGACTGACATTGTCTCCGCTGTAAAAGAAAACCCGGAGAAAGAAATGGACGTTGCAGTAAAAAGAGATAACAAAACGCTTCATATTTCGGTGACTCCGGAAGCTGTTAAAGATGAGAACAAAAAAACAATCGGACGTTTCGGTTCCTATGCGCCGACTGAAAAAGGCGTACTCTCAGCGGTTGCTTACGGCGCGACATCAACAGTTGATGTCACCAAAGCCATTTTAACCAATCTGAGCAAATTAGTAACAGGCCAATTTAAACTCGATATGCTGTCAGGTCCTGTCGGCATATATGACATGACAGACCAAGTGGCGAAAACAGGGATCGTGAACTTATTTCAGTTTGCGGCGTTTTTAAGCATTAACCTTGGGATTGTCAACCTGCTTCCGATTCCGGCACTTGACGGAGGAAGACTGTTGTTTCTATTTATTGAAGCGATTCGGGGCAAACCGATTAACAGGGAAAAAGAAGCATTTGTTGTGTTTATCGGAGTAGCTTTCTTAATGCTTCTTATGCTGGTTGTCACATGGAACGATATCCAGCGGCTGTTTTTGTAA
- the proS gene encoding prolyl-tRNA synthetase (Evidence 2a: Function from experimental evidences in other organisms; PubMedId: 12682299, 16864571, 26886480; Product type e: enzyme), with the protein MRQSLTLIPTLREVPADAEAKSHQLLLRAGFIRQNTSGVYSYMPLAYKVIQNIQQIVREEMEKIDAVEMLMPALQQAETWQESGRWYTYGPELMRLKDRHGREFALGATHEEVITSLVRDEVKSYKRLPLTLYQIQSKFRDEKRPRFGLLRGREFIMKDAYSFHASAESLDETYQKMYEAYSNIFARCGINVRPVIADSGAMGGKDTHEFMALSAIGEDTIAYSDESQYAANIEMAEVLHQEVPSDEEPKALEKVHTPNVKTIEELTAFLQVSAEACIKSVLFKADDRFVLVLVRGDHEVNDIKVKNLLHAEVVELATHEEVIQQLGTEPGFVGPVGIHQDVEVYADQAVKAMVNAVAGANEGDHHYKNVNVNRDAQIKEFADLRFIKEGDPSPDGKGTIRFAEGIEVGQVFKLGTRYSEAMNATYLDENGRAQPMLMGCYGIGVSRTLSAIAEQHHDEKGLIWPKSVAPYDLHILALNMKNDGQRELAEKLYADLKAEGYEVLYDDRAERAGVKFADSDLIGLPIRITVGKRADEGIVEVKIRQTGESTEISVDELSAFISKQ; encoded by the coding sequence ATGAGACAAAGCTTGACGCTTATTCCTACGCTCCGTGAAGTTCCAGCTGATGCCGAAGCAAAAAGTCATCAGCTTCTTCTGAGAGCAGGATTTATCAGACAGAATACGAGCGGGGTATACAGCTATATGCCTCTTGCGTATAAGGTGATTCAAAACATTCAGCAGATTGTTCGAGAGGAAATGGAGAAAATTGATGCCGTAGAAATGCTCATGCCCGCATTGCAGCAGGCAGAGACATGGCAGGAATCAGGCAGATGGTATACGTATGGTCCCGAACTGATGAGACTAAAAGACCGTCATGGCCGTGAATTTGCTTTAGGGGCAACGCATGAAGAGGTTATCACTTCGCTTGTTCGCGATGAGGTTAAATCTTATAAGCGTCTCCCTCTGACTCTTTATCAAATTCAGTCTAAGTTCAGAGATGAAAAACGTCCTCGCTTCGGTTTGTTAAGAGGCCGCGAATTTATTATGAAGGATGCGTACTCTTTCCATGCATCTGCAGAGAGCCTGGATGAAACGTATCAAAAAATGTACGAGGCCTATTCTAATATTTTTGCCCGCTGCGGCATTAATGTAAGACCTGTTATCGCTGATTCAGGCGCAATGGGAGGAAAGGATACGCACGAATTTATGGCACTTTCTGCGATCGGAGAGGATACGATTGCGTATTCTGATGAATCACAGTACGCGGCTAATATCGAGATGGCTGAAGTTCTTCACCAGGAAGTTCCTTCAGATGAAGAGCCTAAAGCTCTAGAGAAGGTTCATACGCCTAACGTGAAAACAATCGAAGAACTGACTGCGTTCTTACAGGTTTCGGCTGAAGCGTGCATTAAGTCAGTATTGTTTAAAGCTGATGACCGTTTTGTCTTAGTGCTTGTAAGAGGGGATCATGAAGTTAACGATATTAAAGTGAAAAACTTGCTTCATGCAGAAGTTGTAGAGCTTGCTACACATGAAGAGGTCATTCAGCAGCTCGGAACAGAGCCAGGCTTTGTAGGCCCTGTCGGTATTCATCAGGATGTGGAAGTATATGCCGATCAAGCTGTGAAAGCAATGGTTAATGCTGTTGCCGGGGCAAATGAAGGAGATCATCATTATAAAAATGTCAATGTGAATCGTGACGCGCAAATTAAAGAATTTGCTGATCTTCGTTTTATTAAAGAAGGTGATCCTTCACCAGACGGCAAGGGAACGATCCGTTTTGCTGAGGGAATCGAAGTCGGACAAGTCTTTAAGCTCGGAACACGCTATTCAGAAGCGATGAATGCGACATATTTAGATGAAAACGGACGCGCGCAGCCAATGCTGATGGGCTGTTACGGAATCGGTGTGTCAAGAACGCTTTCTGCTATTGCTGAACAGCATCACGACGAAAAAGGCTTAATATGGCCAAAAAGCGTTGCGCCGTACGATCTTCATATTCTTGCTTTGAACATGAAAAACGATGGGCAAAGAGAGCTTGCTGAAAAGCTGTATGCCGATTTAAAAGCGGAAGGCTATGAAGTGCTCTATGATGACCGTGCTGAGCGTGCCGGCGTAAAATTCGCTGATTCAGATTTAATCGGCCTTCCAATCCGCATCACTGTCGGAAAACGAGCTGACGAAGGAATCGTCGAAGTGAAAATTCGTCAAACTGGTGAGTCAACTGAGATTTCAGTAGACGAATTATCTGCGTTTATCAGCAAGCAGTAA